In one Lolium rigidum isolate FL_2022 chromosome 3, APGP_CSIRO_Lrig_0.1, whole genome shotgun sequence genomic region, the following are encoded:
- the LOC124696894 gene encoding uncharacterized protein LOC124696894, producing the protein MAIETDRTMYDCPLCYRPLKPPVLKCRAGHGACGSCAKNHSRKCHLCADGGEYEHVHWLDPYVMAAKVRCPNEPFGCRTLVTYFLVEDHRLECPHAPCYCPEPGCTFPGSPPMLYDHLKVHHDWLVTSIAFGKKLDLEIDEAQRRHLLATKNGEHLFLLVITEVVGGGREVRLVRVCGKDAGPSGYWCKVWTHAPMDPGNGYRKPVLMLEDRARSCAVPSEEAAMEVGGRYLSVQLLDMHPRGGFALRLRITRLLLDSVNALVADEGRQDGQAAFVSAGEGSQEATESGNVSLAATSPSVMEKAPLDIAESQNCPSPQHQCHLPVIIFISLSLTSITPKVLSSEVGDPKHDVFVLAGEGRQDVQTAFVSVGEGSQEATESVNALVATALLSVMEKVPLDTAESKSCPISPTSAPLPSPGSTTLKALTSEDGDTQLVATISPLGMEKAPPDTAESKNCRSSPASVPLPSLASTTPEALTSKHGDTKLVRAKHPKKNYHTSNPRRSARLRECFNNPVEELAADHRRSCMLDPAEESVASIDNA; encoded by the exons ATGGCCATCGAGACCGATAGGACCATGTATGACTGCCCACTCTGCTATCGGCCCTTGAAGCCTCCCGTGTTGAAG TGCCGAGCCGGGCACGGTGCGTGCGGCAGCTGCGCTAAAAACCACTCTCGCAAGTGCCATTTGTGCGCGGACGGCGGCGAGTACGAGCACGTCCACTGGTTGGACCCCTATGTCATGGCGGCCAAGGTTCGGTGCCCAAACGAGCCGTTTGGCTGCCGGACCTTGGTGACCTACTTCTTGGTTGAGGACCACCGGTTGGAGTGCCCACACGCTCCTTGCTACTGCCCCGAGCCTGGTTGCACCTTCCCTGGCTCGCCGCCGATGCTCTACGACCACCTCAAGGTGCACCACGACTGGCTCGTCACCTCCATCGCCTTCGGCAAGAAACTCGATCTCGAGATAGATGAGGCGCAGCGGCGCCATCTGCTGGCTACGAAAAATGGGGAGCACTTGTTCCTCCTGGTCATCACCGAGGTGGTCGGCGGAGGGCGTGAAGTCAGGCTCGTGCGTGTCTGTGGCAAGGATGCAGGCCCATCGGGGTACTGGTGCAAGGTGTGGACGCATGCGCCCATGGACCCAGGGAACGGGTACAGGAAACCAGTCCTGATGTTGGAGGACAGGGCAAGGAGCTGCGCGGTGCCCTCAGAGgaggcggccatggaggtgggcGGCAGGTACTTGTCTGTGCAGCTCCTCGACATGCACCCGAGAGGAGGGTTTGCTCTCCGCCTTCGCATCACGAG GCTGCTGCTTGACTCAGTAAATGCTTTGGTAGCTGATGAAGGAAGGCAAGATGGGCAGGCTGCATTTGTCTCAGCTGGTGAAGGAAGTCAAGAGGCTACTGAGTCTGGAAATGTTTCCTTGGCTGCCACATCTCCCTCAGTTATGGAAAAAGCGCCTCTGGATATTGCTGAATCACAGAATTGTCCAAGCCCCCAACATCAGTGCCACTTGCCAGTAATTATTTTTATCTCTCTCA GCTTGACTTCTATCACTCCGAAGGTTCTGTCCTCTGAAGTTGGTGATCCAAAGCATGATGTGTTTGTCCTAGCTGGTGAAGGACGGCAAGATGTGCAGACTGCATTTGTCTCAGTTGGTGAAGGAAGTCAAGAGGCTACTGAGTCTGTAAATGCTTTGGTAGCTACCGCATTGCTCTCGGTTATGGAAAAAGTGCCTCTTGATACAGCTGAATCGAAGAGTTGTCCTATCTCCCCAACATCAGCACCACTTCCCA GCCCGGGTTCTACCACTCTGAAGGCTTTGACCTCTGAAGATGGTGACACACAGCTGGTAGCTACTATATCACCCTTGGGTATGGAAAAAGCGCCTCCTGATACTGCTGAATCAAAGAATTGTCGTAGCTCCCCAGCATCAGTGCCACTCCCCA GCCTGGCTTCTACCACTCCGGAGGCTCTGACCTCTAAACATGGCGACACAAAGCTGGTGAGAGCAAAGCATCCTAAGAAGAACTACCATACCAGTAATCCAAGGAGAAGCGCTAGATTGCGTGAATGTTTTAACAATCCTGTGGAAGAGCTGGCAGCTGATCACAGGAGGTCTTGCATGCTCGATCCAGCAGAAGAATCAGTTGCCTCTATTGACAATGCATAA